The window AAGGGAGCTTAACGACAGGAAGTAAGGTTTTAGATAAAACAAACTATTCCTTTCATACACGCTTTGAGGATGGCGAGAAAGGAACCAATCCAGAAGAATTAATAGGAGCGGCACATGCGGGTTGTTTTGCTATGCAATTAAGTTTTTTATTAAATGAAAGTAATTTTACGGCAACGACTTTAGATGTTGACGCTAACGTTACTTTTGAGGATGGGGCGATTACAAAAATCACGCTAAACCTAGTAGGGATTGTTCCAGAGATTGATGCAGAACAATTTCAACAAATAGCACATAAAGCCAAAGAGGTTTGCCCTGTTTCGAAAGTATTAAACACAGAAATTGAGTTAATTGTAACTTTAAAAAAATCATAATAATGACAACTACAACAGTAAAAGCATATGGTGCAACCGCATCAACCGAAGATTTAAAACCGTTAGATATTCAGCGTAGAGCGGTTGGAGCAGACGATGTAAAGATAGATATTACGTTTTGTGGTGTATGTCATAGTGATATTCATACCGTAAGAAATGACTGGAAAGGGTCTACTTATCCTGTCATTCCTGGACACGAAATTATTGGTCGTGTATTAGAAGTAGGTCCAGGAGTTACTAAATATAAAGTAGGAGATAGAGTAGGTGTAGGTTGTTTAGTAGATTCTTGCCAAACATGTGCCTCTTGTGAACAAGATTTAGAACAGTTTTGCGAGAAAGGAGCGACTTGGACATATAATAGTCCAGATAAGCATATAGAAGGTGCGCAAACTTATGGCGGGTATTCTACATCGGTAGTTGTGGACGAAAAATTTGTATTACGTATTCCGGAGAATTTAGACGAAGCAGCTACAGCGCCATTATTATGCGCAGGAGTTACTACTTGGTCACCATTAAGTCACTGGAAAGTAAAAAAAGGAGATAAAGTAGGCGTTATTGGTTTAGGGGGATTAGGACATATGGGGGTAAAGTTTGCGCATGCATTAGGAGCTCAAGTGGTAATGATTACAACGTCTCCAGAAAAAGGGAAAGATGCCAAAAGATTAGGAGCGCATGAAGTATTGGTGTCTAAGGATGCTGAGGCTATGAAAGCACACCAAGGTAGTTTTGATTTTATCTTAAACACTATTCCTGTTGGTCATGAAATGGATCCTTATTTAGGATTGCTTAAAATTGATGCTACTATGGTATTAGTTGGAGCGGTGGAGCCTTTAAAACCGTTTCATAGAGGAAGTATCATCGGAGGACGTAAGCGTATTGCTGGTTCATTAATTGGAGGTATTAAAGAAACACAAGAAATGTTAGATTTTTGTGGGGAACATAATATTACAAGCGATATCGAACTTATTGACATGCAAGATATAAACAATGCTTACGAGCGTATTACAAGTAACGATGTTAAGTATAGATTTGTAATTGACATGAAGTCTCTTAAAGCATAATATTTAAAATACAGTGTATATTACAACAGCATCTAATTTAGAATTAGATGCTGTTTTTGTTTTGTAATGTTTGGGGTTAAGCCTGCTGTTTATTGTTTTAACTTAAACGTAAGGGTTTAAAGTTGATAAAAAGTAGAGTGTAGATCAACAGAAGTAGTAAATACCATGTGTTTGATACTAAATCTAAATAATCTATTTTTCCTTTAGAAAAACTTAAAATCATTAAAACTTGTGCTCCATAAGGTAAAAGACCTTGCGTAATACAAGCAAAAATATCTAAAATAGAAGCGGTCTTTTTATTATCTAATTGGTAATCGTCATTTATAGTTTTTGCAATAGGCCCAGTAATTATTATAGAGACCGTGTTATTAGCAATAGCCATATTAGTCGTACTGACTAAGGTTGCAATGCCTAATTGAGCCGTTTTTTTATTCTTAATTAGAGTTTTTATTTTTACTAGTATGAATTCAATTCCACCATTTTTCTTTACCAACGCAGCTAAACCTCCTGTAAGTAGTGATAGTAAGAAAATTTCTGTCATGCTTGTAAAACCAGTGTAGGCAATTTTTGTAGATTCGATAAGTGTAAAATCACCGTAAATAATACCTAACAATCCACCAAATATAACACCTAAAAGTAAAGTTATAAATACATTGACACCTATAATAGACAATACAATTACCAGTAAATAGGGTAGTATTTTTATAATAGAATAGCTATAAACAACTGTTTCTGTTTCGGTAGATTTTAAACCAAAACCTTGAAAAATTAATATGGCAATAGTAAATAAAGCAGCGGGAACAGCAATTTTGATGTTCTGTTTAAATTTATCACTCATTTTACAACCTAAAGACTGTGTGGCTGCAATGGTCGTGTCCGATATAACCGATAGATTATCTCCAAACATACTACCACCTAATAGCGCACCACATAGGATAGCTAAGTCAACACTACTTTTATCTGCAAAACCAACAACTATAGGAGCTAATGCAACGATGGCCCCTACAGAAGTTCCGGTAGAAACCGATAAAAATCCAGCAATTATAAAAACACCAAAATAGATATAGTGTATCGAAATATAGTCCAACCCAAGATTAACAATAGCATCTACACTACCTGTTGCTTTAGTAATTGCAGCAAATGCACCTGCTAATAAATAGATTAAGCACATGGTTAAAATTTTATCGTCACCACACCCTTTTAAAAGGGTTTTAATTTTAGAGTTTATAGATTGTTTAAACATTAAAAAAGCAACAATAATACCTGTAATTACTGCAATAGGAGCAGGAAGTGCATAAAAATCGTTTTGATAAATACCAGCACCTAAGAATGTAAAAACAAAGACCAATAAAGGTATTAATGCTGAAAATTTTGGAGTAATTTTAATTGACTGTTCCATTAATTATATTTCATTTTGAAAAGGAAATAGAATGGACAAATAAAAAGAAATATGAATTAACATTTGTTCCAAATACTTGGCTTATCTATTTAGCACCTTGCTCGTTATTGCAGGTTGCTATCTCCTTTTATTGAGATTCTTGATAATTTATTTAAGTGGGCAAAAATAGTGCTTATATGGTATTGTAATTCTTAAAAAATGTTAATTCTTCACCACAAAATTAAAATTTTTATTTTGTGGTGAACGGGTTGTTTGTAGGCTGTTTATGGTTTGAATCCCTTTTTTAAGACTTTTACTATAAATCTCATCGATAAATAATGAGGTTTTGTATAGTGAATTGCCGCAAACGTCTATCGCTTTGTAATATACTAGTATATAGTTTCATCTTTGAAGTGTAGAATCAAAACACTTAAAAAAATGAAATTATATCTAATACTAGTAAGTCTGTTCTTCGTGCAATTCTCATTTGCACAAGACGCTTCAATCAACACAGCATCTAAGGTGTGGTCATTAGAAGATTGTATTACTTACGCTATAGAAAATAACATTACGGTTAAGGAAGCTGCTTTAAATAAAAGTATTGCCGAAATAGATTATAGTAAATCAAAATCGTCAAGATTACCAAACCTATTTGGTACAGCGTCTCAAAATTTTTCTAGCGGAAACACTATTGACCCAATTACAAGTAGTTATGTTACAGATCAAATAAACAGTACTAATGTTGGTATTAACAGTTCGATGACCTTGTTTCAAGGAAACCAATTGACTAATCAAATTAAACAAAACAAATTAGTATTGGAACAACGTATGTTTCTAGAAGAGGTCGAAAAGAATAATATCGAATTGAATATTTTAGAAGTCTATTTACAAACGCTTTATACTAAAGAAAGTATCGCTATTGCTGAAAACAACTTAGACGCTTCAGAGAAAGAAGTACTAAGAGCAAAAGCCCGTTTAGATGCAGGTACTATTGCCTTAAGTGATTATACAGAAGCACAAAGCCAAGCAGCGACAAATAAGTATAATGTGATTGCTTCTAAAAACGATTACCAACAATACATCATTCAGTTAAAGCAATTACTAGAATTATCGCCTTTAGAGGAGTTAGAGATTGAAACCATTAATGAAAATATGGATTTAATTAATTTAGAAATTGATAAAAATCAATTATACAATAATGCTATTGGCTTTTTACCAGAGATACAAGCAAGCAAATTAAATATAGCTGCAAACGAGAAAGAACTGGACATTGCTAAAGGTGGTTTTTTGCCAACATTGTCTTTAACAGGAAGTATAGGATCGGGTTATACGAGTATTAATGATAATACGTTTTCAGAACAGTTTGATATTAATTTTAATCAGAAAATTGGTGTATCATTAACAATCCCAATTTTTAATCGAAACCAAACAAAAGCCGCGGTTCAAACCGCTACTGTAAACATTGAGAAAGCTCAAATACAAAAACAAGGTGCAGAAAAAGAAGTTTACAAAAAAATAGAAACAGCGTATCAAAATGCAGTTTCTGCTCAAGAGCAAGTCATCGCGGCGGAAGCATCTAAAACAGCAGCAGAGCAGTCGTATAAACTAGCACAGAAAAAGTATGAGTTAGGTGGTTTAAGTACAACTGATTTAGTGATTAGTCAAAACACGTTTACTAATACGCAACAAAACTATTTACAATCTAAATACTTAAATATCTTATATCATCAATTATTACAATTTTATCAAGGAAACGATATCAAACTTTAATCAATACCATTATGAAAAAGAAAATTATAATCAGCATCTTAATATTAGCAGCAATTGGCACAGTAGCCTTTGTGTTTTTAAAAGGTGACGATGCCATCATCGTAGAAGCAAAAACGGTTGTTGCGAAAAAAGCTAATGTAACAACTATGGTTACAGCAACAGGTACTATGGAGCCTATTACGCAAGTAGAAGTAGGAACGCAAGTGTCTGGAGTAGTAGAAAAAATATATGTAGACTACAACAGTATTGTTAAAGAAGGCCAATTAATTGCAGAATTAGACAAAACCAACCTTAACGCATCAAAAACACAAGCACAAGCGGCTTATGATAATGCTGTAAGTCAGAGAAATTACACGCAAACAATTTACGAAAGACAAAAAACATTGTATGATAATCAAGTAATTAGTAAATCAGATTTTGATGATGCTAATTTTAATTATCAAACAGCAAAAGGTACGGTTACTCAGCGTTATTCAGACTTACAATCTGCCATAACAAACTTAGGTTATGCTAATATTTATTCGCCAATAAACGGCGTTGTATTGTCAAGAGCTATAGACGAAGGGCAAACCGTTGCAGCAAGTTTAAGCACACCAACGTTATTTACCATTGCACAAGATTTAAAAGAAATGCAAGTAGAAGCAGATGTAGATGAGGCAGATATAGGACAAGTAATAGAAGGGCAACGTGTTGAGTTTACCGTTGATGCATATATTGGTGAAACCTTTAACGGAATTGTAACACAAGTACGTTTAGATCCAACAGTAACATCAAATGTAGTAACTTATACTGTAGTTATAAAAGCAGATAATCCAGACTTAAAACTTAAGCCAGGTTTAACAGCAACCATTTCAATTTATACTATGGAGTTAAATGATGTGTTGACTGCAGAAGCAAAAGCTGTCAATTTTAAACCAGAAAAAGCGACTTTAGAAGCTTATAATAAACAAGAAGAATTAGGACCTAGTTCTATAGAACGTTCTAGAGAAGGAACTACGCTTTGGGTATTAGAGAATAATGGCGCAATTACTCCTAAAAAGGTAACTCTTGGAGCGAGTGATGGTGTTAATGTAGAGATAGTAAGCGGTATTGCTGAAGGAGAAAAATTAGTATATAGTTTATTAGGAGTTTCTAAATCAGAAGCAGGAACAGACGCTAAAAGTACAAGTCCATTTATGCCACAACGTGGAGGCGGTGGAGGAAAAAGATAAGATTATGAAAAAAGAAATCATAAAAATAGAAAATTTAAAACGTGAGTTTACGATGGGAACCGAAACGGTTCATGCCTTAAAAGGAATATCGTTTAGTATAAAAGAAGGTGAGTTTGTTACCATCATGGGATCTAGTGGTTCTGGTAAAAGTACCATGTTAAATATTTTAGGGTGTTTAGACCAACCAACTTCTGGAGTGTATGAAATTGATGGTGTTAGTGTAAAAGATTTAAGCAGAAATGAGTTAGCAACCATTAGAAACGAAAAGATAGGTTTCATTTTTCAATCGTATAATTTACTAGCAAGAACTTCTGCTATTGAAAACGTAGAGTTACCATTGTTGTATAACAGTAAAGTTAGTACTGAAGAACGAAGGGAACGCGCAATCAAAGCCTTAGAGATGGTTGGTTTGGGCGAACGATTACATCATACACCTTCGCAACTTTCAGGAGGACAACAACAGCGTGTAGCCATAGCAAGATCTTTAGTTAATAATCCAGTAATGATTCTTGCAGATGAAGCTACTGGTAACTTAGATACTAGAACGTCTTATGAGATTATGTCGTTATTTCAGGAGCTAAACAAAAAAGGTATTACCATAACTTTTGTAACGCACGAACCAGACATTGCTACATTTAGTAGTAGAACAGTAGTGTTAAAAGATGGCGAAATTATGCAAGATTATCAAAATCATGATGTGCAATCTGCAGCAACCGAATTAGCAAAATTACCTAAACAAGACCATTAATTATGAGAGTATTAAACTTATTTAAAATAGCGATGAAAGCAATTATTCTCAATAAAACGAGAACTTTGCTTACTATGTTGGGGATTATTATTGGGGTAGCTTCTGTAATTGCAATGTTAGCTATAGGGGAAGGCTCAAAAGAGAGTATTCGTGCTTCAATTTCTGCCATGGGTTCTAATATGATAACCGTTAAACCTGGTGCAGATGATAAGGGGCCTGCAAGAGGTAGTGGAGGTGATGTTCAAACCTTAACACTTCAAAATTACGAAGTGATTAAAGAAAACGCAGATTTATTGAGTTATGTAACGCCTGTTGTAAATGGAAGTGGACAAATTATTAACGGTTCTAATAACTGGCCAAGTAGTATCTACGGTGTAAACCCAGACTATATTAAAATTAAAGTTGTAGGCTTACAAAGTGGTAGTATGTTTACAGATGCTGAGGTTAAATCGGCTTCTAAAGTGGCTGTTATTGGGCAAACCGTTGTAGAAAATGTATTTCCTGATGGTCAAAATCCTGTTGGTCAAATGATTCGTTTTAATAACATTCCTTTTACAGTGATTGGTGTATTAGAAGAAAAGGGTGAAAATACCTTTGGTCAAGACCAGGATGATGTTGTTATTGCACCGTATACAACGGTACAAAAACGTATTTTGGCAATCGATCATTTAAATCAAATTATGGCATCATCAATTAGTGAAGATGATGCAGAAGCGGCGGTAATACAAGTATCAGAAATTTTACGTACAGAACATAAATTAATGGATACAGAAGCCGATGATTTTAATGTGAGTTCTATGGAAGAGTTGATTTCTGCATTTAGTTCGACTAGTGAAATGTTAACGGTTTTATTAGTTGCAGTGGCAAGTATTTCCTTGTTAATTGGTGGTATTGGAATTATGAATATTATGTACGTTTCTGTAAAAGAACGAACAAAAGAAATTGGTTTAAGAATGGCTGTAGGTGCTAAAGGAGCAGATATTTTAATGCAGTTCTTAATTGAAGCCATTTTAATAAGTATTACCGGTGGTATTTTAGGTGTTCTCTTAGGACTCGCAGCTACTGTTTTTATTGAAAACTTTTTAAACTGGCCAACAAGTGTCGCGCTGTATTCTATTGTTATTTCTTTTGCTGTGTGTGCAGTAACAGGTATCTTTTTTGGATGGTATCCAGCTAGAAAAGCATCGGCTTTAGACCCAATAACCGCTTTACGTTACGAATAATAGCGTTTGATTTTTAAATTAATATAAATATTAAAAAGACTAATTGTTTTAAACAGTTAGTCTTTTTTTTATGATTGATGTTTTGGTTCAAAAATAAATTGAACAATTAAAATACTTATTGATATTAATAACCCTAAAACAGAAACACCTTGCCAACCAAAATGTTGCCAAGCATACGCACCTAAAAATGTACCTAAAGCTCCACCAATAAAAAAGCCCACCATATAAACCGTATTCACTCGATTTCTAGCTTCTGGATTCTTAGAAAAAATAGTAACTTGGTTAGTAATATGTAATACTTGCATCCCTAAATCTACTACAATTACGCCTAAGGCTAAACCAATTAAAGAGTATCCTGAAAAAAGGAAAATCACCCAAGAAATCATTAATAATACGGTAGAGAAGATAATCATACTTTTTCTAGTATATTTATCATTCATTTTACCAACAACGGTTGCGCCAAGTGCTCCAACAATACCAAAGACACCAAAGGCACCAGCAACATCGCTATCGTAATTAAAATGATCTTCCATTAAAAAAACAAAGGTGGTCCAAAAAACACTCAAACCTGCAAAACCAAGTCCAGCGCGTAAAGCAGCCAATCGTAAGGAAGGTTCTGTTTTAAAATAATGACCTATCGATTTTAATAAACTTCCGTAACTTCCTTTATAATTGGGCTTAATTTTCGGTAATTTATATTGAAGTAAAACAAACAGCAATACCATTAATACCGTTGCAGCAGAAAACATAAAGCGCCAGCCAAACCATTTTCCTATAACACCACTTATTACACGACTTCCTAAAATACCAATTAGCAATCCGCTCATTACGATACCTAAGGCACGTCCTCGACCTTTGTCGTCAGATAATTGAGCAACCATTGGCACAAATAATTGTGGTAAGGCAGACGAAAAACCAATGAAAAAGCTACTTATAATCAAAAGATATAAAGTACTTGATAATGATGCCGCTATTAGTGAGAGAATCATTAAAACAAAATCGAATTGTAATATTTTTTTGTTGGAAACCTTATCACCCAAAGGGACAATAAATAATAAACCAAAAGCATAACCCAATTGTGTAGCTAAAGGCACATTACTTACGGCAGATTCACTAACTCCAAATTCTACAACCATTTGATGTAAAAGTGGTTGGTTGTAGTATAGGTTTGCAACAACAAGTCCAGCAGATATACTCATTAAGTATAATACGGAATTTGATAATGTTTTGTTCATTTTTTAGAAATTTAAAATCTTGGATTATTTTCAATCGCCAAATATCAGAACTACTTTTTCGGATAACAAATAACTGCTGAACTTATTTTATGAAAAGGTTGCTCTTTTTAAATTTAACTTTCAAGAACTTGCGCTCTACTTTTTTTAGAAGCGACAATACTAATAATTAAGATCTGTGTGGCATGAAACAACATGAGCGGCAAAAGAATAATACCAACCGATGCCATGTTTCCGAATAATATCTTAGAAAAAACAGTACCATGTACTAGTGATTTTTTAGTACCACAAAACTGTGCTGTAATCTGATCTTCGGCATTCAATTTTAATTTTTTAGAGATAAAACCTGTTAGTGAAAAAGCAATGCCAAACAATACAATCACACCAATAAAAATAATGCCTAAATCTAAAAGAGAGACGGCACTAAAAATATTATCATTAAAAGATTCTGCAAAACTTTTATAGATTATTAATAAGATAATAGATTTATCAAACAGTGTTAATTTACTCCTGTGTTTGTGAGCAAAAGCACCTAAAAAACGTTGTAATAAGAGCCCTAAAATTACAGGTAAAATAATTTGAACAATCAGTTTTAGATAGATATCTGTAAAATCAAAATCGGTTTGAGCATCATTTACAAACAAGCCCATCCAAAGTGGTGTAATTGCAATTCCTATAATTCCAGAAATACTTGCATTAAAAATAGCTGCAGGTATATTTCCTTTTGCCATAGACACCATAACAACAGACGATGATACTGTAGAGGGGAGTGCTGCCAGGAAAAAGAAAGCTAACCAAATGGTTTCTTGTTCTTCATTCTGAAGTAATGGTCTAAATAATAAAACCAATAACGGAAACATTAAAAAAGTAGCACCTTGTACTAAAAGGTGTAATTTCCAATTTTTAAGACCTGATTTTAACTGTGTCGGGTTTAATTTTAATCCGTAGAAAAAGAAGATAAGCGAAATTCCTATCGCACTAATCGTGTCGATAGGAATTTTACTTTCTTGTGCTCCCCATTGTGGGAAAAAATAAGCTATTAGAATAGTCCCAATAATAGAGAGGACAAATTTATCAATCTTTAATTTCATGTTTATTTTCTTTGTTTCTATATGCTAAATTAGGTGTTTAAGGTAGTAGAAAATATTAATTCTGCTACAATCATAATCAGTAAAGGTTGCTAAATTTTAAATGACATTCCAGAAGATATTGCTTTTGGTAGTAATCCCTGAGATCTCATTAAATTAATTATAAAAATATCACCAACAAAAATACTAATGTTAATATAGATATGTGATATACAAAAGCAAAAGAAAAGAAATCGCTATAAGGAACAAGAACTGCAAGAGATCATTAAATTGAATAGCGGACTATGTTTGTAGTTTGTTTAATTAATACCGGGATTACTATTTTAATAAATAGGTTTTAATCTTTAATAAATGTGTATTTTCATTTTATCGTTATAATAAATAAAAATTACTATAGATAAAATCTTAACATTGGTATAGTAAATAGTCTAAACCATCTATTACGTTAAAAAGAAATAACAATTAGTTTTATATTTGAAGTGCTCTGTGAAAGCGGAATTAACACAACATTGATTATAAATTCTGTTAGTGTTATTCGATTTTATAACAAGACTTAAATCATAACCAAATGCATGAAAATAAAAACATAACAACCTTTTCTCACGTATTAATTTGGATTGTACTATTTAGTATGCCATACTTTTTATCTTATGGACAGGAACAAGATTTAAATAGGCTAGTGGCTCATTTTTGGATTCCATTAATATTTTCTGCAATTATATTTTATCTCAATTATTTTATATTAATAGATGCATTTCTGTTTCCCAAAAAAATGGTGCAATTTGTTATTATTAATGCTGTCATTATAATGATATTCTTATTCTTAAAAGAATTTATAGAAGACACTTATTTTTCAGATTTAGCAAAAAAACGCTCTAACAGTAATGGAGGTGAAGGACCTCCTTTTAAAATGTTTGTATACATTCGAGTACTGTCTTATATGGCACCTTTGTTGTTTTCAATAGCAATAAAAACAACAAAAAGATGGGTAAGAACAGAGGCTGAACGTAAAGAAGCGACAAACATTAAATTAAAATCAGAATTACAACATTTACATTACCAATTACAACCACACTTCTTTTTTAATTCGTTGAATAATATTTATGCTTTGGTAGATATTTCACCAGAACAAGCGAAGACTTCGATTCATAGCTTAAGTAAATTAATGCGTTACATGTTATATGAAACAAATGAAGAATCCATAGCGTTATCTAAGGAAGTCGAGTTTATGAAAAAGTATATCGAATTAATGAAGTTACGAGTGTCAGATAAAACAGTGGTTAATTATAGTTTTCCTTCGGAAGCAACAACAATTAAAATTGCACCTTTATTATTTATCTCATTAATAGAAAATGCTTTTAAGCATGGTGTATCGGCAAGCAAACCAAGTACGATTAATATAAATATGACGTGTAATGATAAAACAGTTTTGTTTAGTATTGTAAATGATAATTTTCCTAAAAAAACAGATGATAAAAGTGGTTCTGGAATAGGACTTCTTAATATCGAAAAACGTTTAGAATTATTGTATCCAAATAAAAGTAGTTTTAAGACCTTTGTAAAAGACGAGCGTTATATTGCGCAATTAGAAATAGAAACACACTAAATTATGAGTAATATAAAAATAACCTGTGTTATTGTAGACGATGAGCCTATGGCGCTTAATTTAGTAGAAAGTTATGTAGAGAAAACACCTTTTCTAGAGCTGAAAAAGAAGTGTAGTAACGCTATTGAAGCTATGGAGTTTATAAAAACAGAACCTGTAGATTTATTATTTCTAGACATACAAATGCCAGATTTAACTGGTATTGAGTTTTCTAAAATGTTACCAAAAGAAACACGTGTAATTTTCACAACAGCATTCGACCAATATGCTTTAGAAGGTTTTAAAGTAGAAGCTTTAGATTATTTATTAAAACCTTTTGATTATGCCGAGTTTCTTGCTGCCGCAAATAAAGCAAATGCTTGGTTTGAATTGCTAAAAGGAAACCAGCAGAGTAGTAGTGTATCCAATGAAAAAGAATTCCTATTTGTAAAATCAGAATATAAGCAATTGCGTATTAAGTTGGCTGATGTTTTGTATTTTGAAGGGTTAAAGGATTACATTAAAATATGGTTAAAAGATAATCCTAAACCTATTTTAACTTTAATGAGTTTAAAATCGCTTCAGGAAGAACTTCCTGAATCTCAATTTATGCGAGTACATCGCTCATTTATTGTTTCACTTAAAAATATAGATGTTATAGAGCGTAGTCAGATTATTATTAATAACCAGCGTATTACGGTTTCTGAGCAGTATAAACCTGTTTTTTTGGAATTTGTGAGTAATAATTCACTTTAAAGTAAAAAATACTGGCCATTCATCCTTGTTTTCTTGCATTTGAAAGATTGGGGCGTTTCGTTGGTCTAATATTTCTGTTAATAGCTAATGCTCGGAGTACCTTTGTAACAACATAAAACCCCAAATTGTTATGAAAAAAATCACACTATCACTAGTTATAATTATAAGTTTATTTAGTTGTAACAGCGTTAAAAACGTAAGTACATCAAATTTATCAGAAGCAACTGTATTATTAAGTTCATTAAACTCAAGTTCTTCAGTTCAACAAATTGTAAGCCTTTTTAGTTTATTAGATTCTAATGAAGATAGGTCTATTAGTTCTACGGAAGCTATTGGACCTATAGCAGAACATTTTACACGTTTAGATGCTGACAGAAACTCAAGTTTAGATATTACAGAATTAACAGGATTATCGAGTCTGTTGAAATAATATTTTTATTAAATTAGTCTAAAGAAAAGGTATGCTTCATTGTGTACTTTTTTTTTGTGCCATAATTATAATAGTAATACAAGAAGTCTAGGTATAGCATTTTCTACTGTGATA is drawn from Psychroserpens sp. NJDZ02 and contains these coding sequences:
- a CDS encoding MFS transporter yields the protein MNKTLSNSVLYLMSISAGLVVANLYYNQPLLHQMVVEFGVSESAVSNVPLATQLGYAFGLLFIVPLGDKVSNKKILQFDFVLMILSLIAASLSSTLYLLIISSFFIGFSSALPQLFVPMVAQLSDDKGRGRALGIVMSGLLIGILGSRVISGVIGKWFGWRFMFSAATVLMVLLFVLLQYKLPKIKPNYKGSYGSLLKSIGHYFKTEPSLRLAALRAGLGFAGLSVFWTTFVFLMEDHFNYDSDVAGAFGVFGIVGALGATVVGKMNDKYTRKSMIIFSTVLLMISWVIFLFSGYSLIGLALGVIVVDLGMQVLHITNQVTIFSKNPEARNRVNTVYMVGFFIGGALGTFLGAYAWQHFGWQGVSVLGLLISISILIVQFIFEPKHQS
- a CDS encoding bile acid:sodium symporter family protein, which produces MKLKIDKFVLSIIGTILIAYFFPQWGAQESKIPIDTISAIGISLIFFFYGLKLNPTQLKSGLKNWKLHLLVQGATFLMFPLLVLLFRPLLQNEEQETIWLAFFFLAALPSTVSSSVVMVSMAKGNIPAAIFNASISGIIGIAITPLWMGLFVNDAQTDFDFTDIYLKLIVQIILPVILGLLLQRFLGAFAHKHRSKLTLFDKSIILLIIYKSFAESFNDNIFSAVSLLDLGIIFIGVIVLFGIAFSLTGFISKKLKLNAEDQITAQFCGTKKSLVHGTVFSKILFGNMASVGIILLPLMLFHATQILIISIVASKKSRAQVLES
- a CDS encoding sensor histidine kinase; amino-acid sequence: MHENKNITTFSHVLIWIVLFSMPYFLSYGQEQDLNRLVAHFWIPLIFSAIIFYLNYFILIDAFLFPKKMVQFVIINAVIIMIFLFLKEFIEDTYFSDLAKKRSNSNGGEGPPFKMFVYIRVLSYMAPLLFSIAIKTTKRWVRTEAERKEATNIKLKSELQHLHYQLQPHFFFNSLNNIYALVDISPEQAKTSIHSLSKLMRYMLYETNEESIALSKEVEFMKKYIELMKLRVSDKTVVNYSFPSEATTIKIAPLLFISLIENAFKHGVSASKPSTININMTCNDKTVLFSIVNDNFPKKTDDKSGSGIGLLNIEKRLELLYPNKSSFKTFVKDERYIAQLEIETH
- a CDS encoding LytR/AlgR family response regulator transcription factor — its product is MSNIKITCVIVDDEPMALNLVESYVEKTPFLELKKKCSNAIEAMEFIKTEPVDLLFLDIQMPDLTGIEFSKMLPKETRVIFTTAFDQYALEGFKVEALDYLLKPFDYAEFLAAANKANAWFELLKGNQQSSSVSNEKEFLFVKSEYKQLRIKLADVLYFEGLKDYIKIWLKDNPKPILTLMSLKSLQEELPESQFMRVHRSFIVSLKNIDVIERSQIIINNQRITVSEQYKPVFLEFVSNNSL